A window of Polyodon spathula isolate WHYD16114869_AA chromosome 22, ASM1765450v1, whole genome shotgun sequence contains these coding sequences:
- the LOC121297267 gene encoding protein unc-119 homolog B-like: METAGGSNSERGGVRSRPSLSIETGSHLAAVRRQSVRMSGSKPRTEPNLDPGLAPEPGSRADQVPAAAARERKTGGGVLKRLKSRRNPTAVAADRRLVTEEELRALGRDITPDEVLGLRAVTRDYLCKPEDNIYNIDFTRFKIRDLESGTVLFEIAKPPSSDLEEEDEEENGDADSSAGRFVRYQFTPAFLRLRTVGATVEFTVGDRPVNSFRMIERHYFREHLLKNFDFDFGFCIPNSRNTCEHIYEFPQLPEDQIRLMVEHPYETRSDSFYFVDNKLIMHNKADYAYNGGQ, translated from the exons ATGGAAACGGCTGGCGGGTCCAATAGCGAGCGCGGTGGGGTGAGGTCCCGCCCCTCCCTCTCCATAGAGACAGGAAGCCATCTTGCAGCAGTTCGCCGTCAGAGCGTGAGGATGAGCGGCTCCAAACCCCGAACTGAACCGAATCTGGACCCGGGACTTGCCCCGGAGCCGGGCAGCCGAGCCGACCAGGTCCCCGCCGCTGCCGCCCGGGAGCGAAAAACCGGCGGCGGAGTCCTCAAGCGGCTCAAATCGCGGCGAAACCCCACGGCCGTGGCGGCAGACAGGCGGCTGGTAACGGAGGAAGAGCTGAGGGCACTGGGACGAGACATCACCCCCGACGAGGTGCTGGGGCTCCGGGCCGTCACCCGCG attattTATGTAAGCCAGAGGACAACATCTACAACATTGACTTCACCCGGTTTAAGATCCGAGATTTGGAATCGGGGACGGTCCTGTTTGAAATTGCCAAGCCTCCCAGTTCAG atctggaggaggaggatgaggaggagaatGGAGATGCAGACTCGAGTGCCGGACGGTTTGTTCGCTACCAGTTCACCCCCGCCTTCCTGAGGCTGCGGACCGTCGGGGCCAC GGTGGAGTTCACTGTGGGAGACCGGCCTGTAAACAGCTTCCGGATGATTGAGCGTCACTATTTCCGGGAGCACCTGCTGAAGAACTTTGACTTTGACTTCGGATTCTGCATTCCCAACAGCCGCAACACCTGCGAACACATCTACGAGTTCCCACAGCTCCCAGAGGACCAGA ttcGCCTGATGGTGGAGCACCCTTACGAGACCAGATCGGACAGCTTCTACTTCGTGGATAACAAACTGATAATGCACAACAAGGCAGACTACGCTTACAACGGGGGCCAGTAG